Genomic DNA from Prunus persica cultivar Lovell chromosome G1, Prunus_persica_NCBIv2, whole genome shotgun sequence:
ACTTTTTTGGCATGATACTTACACGGGTGGTCTTTGCCATGCTACTTTTATGCGAGCTAGATGTCCTGTCTCTGGTTTTGGGTTAGTGATCATTTGCGGGCTTAAAAATcttaatattttcttgtattGTGGTGGATCAAGGTTTAGTTCTTAAAAAATTgtacatttatttttaaacagtTAGCTGTTcaactattaaaatattgttGAATTGACTTTTGGATTACTTTCGCTCtgataatgttttttttttggcttgttGATCAGGAACCTGCAGAACTTCATTCCATCCATTATGTGCGAGGGAGGCAAAACAAAGAATGGAAATTTGGGGAAAATATGGGTGTGATAATGTAAGAGTTCTATGCATGTGTTTGAGAATCGTAATCTTATAATTGTTGTTGTGACTGGTGTCTAGTATTgccatgttttttttgtcttaaGTGACAGCTTATGACTGTGATCAGGCTTTCTGACTGAAGATCTAACTTTTGATAAACATGTAGGTTGAATTGAGGGCCTTCTGTCCAAAGCACTCAGAAGTACCTGATAACAGAAACATTCAATTAGTAGATCCCCCTGTCTCTACTGACGGGAATGCAAATGTCTCCAACCATTTACCTGTGGCATTGTCAGAGAGCAAATTAAACAAGTTAAGGGTTGGCCGTAGAAATGGTGATAAAATTGCAGTCGCTACTGGGGCTCCAGATAGTATTTCTGAGAAATCGGGTGATTGTGAATCACAGGAGATAGCGTTTCCTAGTTCAAGATTAAATGCTAGACTTCAGTCGGATTGTAGTGATGCACAGCCAATTATTGATGCAGGGTCATTTGAGAGGAGCAGTGAGGATGTTAATGCATCCAGCTCCCATAATTTTTCTCTGATTTTAAAGAAGGTAATGTATACTTGAGGTTCACTCCCTTCTCAACACATTTGGAATTCACCAGCTTGTTTTAATTCTTACATTTTTTCTCCTGCAGCTGATTGATTGTGGAAAAGTTAATGTGAAGGATGTGGCATCAGACATTGGCCTTTCATCTGATTCTTTAGCTGCATCACTTGCTGTAATGCAAACtagatatttaattttttattttcttaattggtTTCCAAAATAGTTTAAGcagatatatgtttttttcctcaaaattttcttttgtggcCTTTTCCTGCAGGATGATAGCATGTTCCCTGATGTGCAATGCAGAATAGTTAAATGGCTTAAAGACCATTCTAACTTGGACTTAAGGCAGAAAAAtgggaaaatgaaattaagaTCAGCAATTTCATCCATGGCTGAATTTGGGGGTTCTGATGGTTCTGATGCTGCATCTTTATCAGAGTCTGATATGACAGATGTAGCTGTTAAGTCAGTACCCCCACGGAGAAGAACCAAAAGTAGTTTTAGGATTTTGAAGGACAACAAAGTAATAAGCTCATCTGAGGGGATCTTTTGTGACAATGGCACGTTGAACAAGATTAAGGTAGATCAAATGATTACTGATGAACAAGAAAATTCAAGTAAAGTCTCCATCCCTGATCCCGTTGAGaaggtaattaattatttgagagAAGTTGGTTATGCAAGCCTTCTGACTATTGCTTGTGACTACTAGTGTAATCCGATTCCTTGTTCGGTCGGATGATGGAAGGGCATTATATGTAAATATTGGGTGTGATGTGGTTAAGTGTTTCACCAACTTCAGTTTGGTTTTAGTTTGTCATCTACAATGTTCAAGAATTTTGTAATAAGTTAGGAAATGGCCCAGCCTTCAAGGCTTCCATGAGGAAGGGCTTTCTCCGTTATAACACATGGTGCAGTTTATTTTCGAAATGGTCTGGGGATGTTTGTTGTGTGAGCATGCTTAAGGTTACATGGGGATTGAACGTTATAAATGTTATGATAGTCCTGCTGCAGTAATAAGGATTACACTTGAGTGTGGCTCTGAATGAACACTGCTTGCCCTCTCTTTCTTGCTTTCTCTCCACCCACCCTCCCTACCCCCCTCCTCTGCCCTTTCATTCCTCTCTCCTGTGTTATGCCTCAGTTATTCAGACCTTTGTTTCTaataattttcatgtttttgcaGAATTTGACGGAGGCTGTTGGGTTTCAGCATTCTTTGCCGACACTTACACCTAAATCAGAAGGTACTCTTCTCTGTTTCTGCTGGTTAGATGCCTTCATATTATCTTATCAAGTAAATGAAAGATTGAAGATTTTTGTTGTCCATATGCATGTTGATTGACTAGGTCAGACTTTAAATTCCTGGTTCTGTGGAGGTTCCAGGTTAGGTTCATATAGCGAATCTCTTTCATAATAGTGACCTCCAACTTAAAATTTATAGGTTCAGTAAATAGGTGGAGTCTTGGAGTGAATTTGAATAGGACTCGGGAAGTGGTGAGGCCTACAATCGTTGTAGTTGCAGCTTATAGCTAAAGAGAGTTATTCCACTGCTGAATTATTTGGGATTTGAGTACAGGAAATACCAGTTGCATTCCTGTACAGGAAATTGGATATGAATTGTGTTGCTATTGCTAGTTGTTTTTCTtccattaatttttgttctatGTTCTATTTGCTCTGCTTTtctagaaattttttgttgtatcTGGGTTCATTCTGTGTTGCACTGTTGCATACATAGATACCTTTGCATCATTGAAGTAGTTCTTGGCGTCTCTTGTGACATGCAAAAATGGTTTGATGGACAGGTAATTCAGCTAAACCCTTAAATTGCAGCGTTGTGCAAAAGGGTCAAGAACAGCTGGCTACTATTCCTTTGCAGAGTACCTCAGTGATCGTAAATGAAGATCAGTTGTTTTCAGTTGCAAAACCAGTTGATCCTGAAGtcaagtaagtttttttttttttttttggggaaattGTCAAatcctctttttgtttttgtttttgttttgtgatttCATGAGAACTCCTCTGAATCTTGCAAATGCACGTTTGCAGTAAATCTGAGCCAGAAGTTCCTAGTTGTTATGTCCATCCGTATATTGAAAAGAAATTGTTTGAGATGCAGAATGGAGCAAATCCAATATGTGGTAATGATggtaatgattttttttgatttgtttCCCTGTTGTTGCAATGGGTGAGTTTTGACAGGTAATTTATTTGGCAGGTTCAAGCGAGGGAGAAATTTCTCGTCTGGAGGCATCTTCCCATGCCAGTGTTTGCTGTAATCACCAATATAAGCATCCAAAATGCTGTGATAATATTTGTAAATCTGATGAGGTAACTTTAGAAGAGTTGGTTAAGGCTCGAAAAATGGGAGCTCAAGAACCGTCTCCAGAAGATGAAGTGGAAGGAGAACTCATTTATTACCAGAATAGGTTGCTGAGCAATGTAGTTGCGAGAAAGCATTTTACTGGTATATGTGTTGCTCTTCTATCCTCTGTTACTTTATTTTCAGTGTTCCCTGCCTCTGGTAGGGGCCTTCAAAAGTTTGTATATTGATGTTTGATATTGATATAACTTATTAACATCTATTGTATATGCATTCTCTTGCAGATATTTTAATGTATAATGTTGTTAAGACTCTTCCATGGGAACTTGATGCTGTACGGAAGCAAAAATGGGATGCTGTGCTTGTTAATCAGTATCTTTGTGAGCTTAGAGAGGCAAAGAAGCAGGGTAGGAAGGAGAGACGGCATAAAGAAGCACAGGCTGTGCTTGCAGCTGcaactgctgctgctgcagccTCTTCTAGGATTTCATCATTTAGGAAAGATGTCCTTGATGAATCTTCCCATCAGGAGGttaatgattttttaattttgtcattaaGACTTTGGCCCTTTATTGTGTCATTTATTTATGTGGTCATTTTTTTCTCTGCAGAATGTGATGAAGTTGAATACTTCTAGTGGGAGGTCTGGCTTTTCCTCACAGCTGATGCATCGGGCGAAAGAGACATTTCCGAGGGTGGCTGTCCCTAGGATTTCTGTGGAAAAACACACTGGTTTTGTTCATTCTGTTGCAGATTTTTCTAAAGAACATCCTAGATCTTGTGACATCTGCAGACGTTCTGAGACATTGTTAAACCCGATCTTAGTCTGTTCCAGTTGCAAGgttatcttctctttcttttgggtttaatTTCATGAAACTTGCTACTTTGCTTGGGTTATAACTTATAACcaagccctttttttttacaggTTGCCATTCACTTGGATTGCTATCGTAGTGTTAGAGAATCTACAGGTCCGTGGTACTGTGAATTATGTGAAGAACTATCATCATCTAGAAGCTCTGGAGCTCCTGTCAATTTTTGGGAGAAAGATCATTTTGCTGCAGAATGTGGTTTATGTGGTGGCAAAACTGGGGCTTTTAGAAAATCTTCTGATGGTCAGTGGGTGCATGCCTTCTGTGCTGAGgtaaaattttctcttcttgtgCACATGAACAATGTCAATTAGGTTTTTTTGAGTGAAGAAATTGATGTTATTTGCTGTTTCATCTGGTAGTGGATCTTTGAATCAACATTCAAAAGGGGACAAGTATCTCCCGTTGAGGGAATGGTATGTGTATATCAAATGCTGTGGCAATCAcaattttgaacaatttagattacttttgttttcactGAAGATCTTTTCTTTGCCATGAGCATTGAACTTAATATTCCAGCAAGCTAACGCTTAATGTTAATCTGTTATGGTGCCAGGAGACGATTTCTAAGGGGATTgatttttgttatatctgcCGACGCAAATGTGGTGTTTGCATAAAGGTAAGAGTTTAACATCTTTTTAGGTTGTGATCTTATGCTTTGATGGCAAGGGTTTTTTATATTCACCTTTTTATTATCTTACAATTAGGATCACTGACAGTTAGGCATctgtattattattaattttttttttttttttgcagtgCAACTATGGTAACTGTCAGGCAACATTTCACCCTTCATGTGCTAGAAGTTCTGGTTTTTACATGCATGTGAAAACTTTGGGCGGAAAGATTCAACACAAGGGGTACTGTGAAAAGCACAGCGTTGAGCAGAGGGCGAAGgtctatatttttatttacttaaaAGTCTCCATCCTTTTGATGGTTTATGATatgttatgtttatttttttggatgtTGAACTTATACAGGCTGAAACACAAAAACATGGAACTGAGGACTTGGAGAACCTCAGGAAAATTAGGGTAAGAGCTATTCTTACAGTAATTACTGCTGCTCATATACTTTTCTATGTCCACAACTACatgaaaatatcaaacagAAGATTGAagcgcaaagcatataccagTGTATAGATTGAGCTTTGCTTGTGTGCACTTACGTGAAAACGTGGGTTCAAGGTCTTTATTTCTTGCTATTATGCTTAAGCAAAAATACTTCCTTCTACTCAAAAAAATGCAGCACCCTTTTGGCCTGAGTTATTCTCATGATGAGCTGGTTTGGAGATCCACATGGAGTATCTCCGCATTCACTTAGCAGGGACACAAGAAGTTCTTAGGTTTTAGTTTACTCTTGGTATATTCTTATATCAGAGATTGAACTTGTATCTTTTAATTAGTCAACTACCTGCCATTAGGTTTACAGTGCCCTTCGATCTCCAAGTTACTGATCTGGATTTTGATATGAAGTTTCTTTGGGGCTTGACTCGATGCAAATACCTGAATGCTAAAGATGATTCAAGATATGAATAGTTAGGAATTGGAACTGTTAGTAAGGCAGACGGTTCACGTATTGAAAATGTGgagttttcaatttcatgcttCTAAAATAGAAAGGAGTTTTGATGTATAATTATGGTCTTTAGGCGTGTGGTCAATGTTCGCAATTTTTACCTCAGTGGCATCAAcacaattttcttcttattctcaTATCATGTACTGAGTGATCTATTTTCTGTTGTCCATGATGGTGTCTTTGACACGTGATATTTTGATTGTTTATAGAACTGAATTGCGTGATTGAGTTGTTACATGAATGGTCCTGTGCAGGTTGAACTAGAGAGGGTACGCCTTCTTTGCGAAAGAATCATCAAACGAGAAAAAGTAAAGGTGAGGCATTTTCATGGTTGCTGCTTTGTTGGCCTTTCTAGCTCTTTGCTGCATATGGGCTAGGATGACCTGCTTACCTCATAAATTTGTTATATGGTGCATCTTTAAAATCTATGGCCCATGGCTAAGAACTCAGGACCTACTTCACTTTTTATAAAGGATATTGTTGTATGAGTGTTTCTCAATTGGAATGGTGTTGTCTCATAGAAGTGTGTTGCTTCTCTTCTATGTGGGGTGGGGTTTGTGATTCTGCTTAGCAGGTGTTCTGAATGGGGTTTGCAACCTTTTCCACTCTCGGTTCATGATTTTTGCGCGTTTCCCTTTTGTGCACATAATTTCTACCGGAACTGTTTATAGCATTGGTTCAACACCTCTTGCTGAAAGGGCTTCATGTTGCCTCTCATTGATACATGCATGTTGGACCAAGTTGTATTTTCATATAATCTACCCGGTCTCCCCTTTTGTCTGTGGTCATGCTTTTCCTCCAACAGATTCTTTGCTGATGTGTATGTGGTTATAAGTTTACGTTTTACCTTATGTCTTACTCTGATGGATATAGAGTAAAAAAAATCTGTGGTTTTGGATGTCGATGGTCTTCTGTTGCATAATCTTCATGTAATTCTGTGATGGTACTTATCTGTTGAAGGAATTCATGCTAagtaagttttttgttttaattttaaatgcaGCGGGAACTTCTCATTTGTTCACATGATCTTCTTGCTGTGAGGAGAGATCATGTTGCTCGATCCGTGCTGGTTCATAGTCCTTTCTTGCTACCTGATGTTAGTTCTGAATCAGCTACAACATCTCTTAAAGGACATACAGATGGTTACAAATCATGCAGTGAGGCATTTCAAAAATCAGATGATGTGACTGTGGATAGTACAATTTCCGAAAAGCGACGGACCAGAGTTCTGATAACTATCGACAATGATCAAAGGACAGATGATGACAGCTCCACATCCCAAGATCATTTTACTCCAAAGTTCACAGAGAGGGCACAATTTTCTGAGAAACAGATTCCTTGTAGACCTACTGCTGCAAATTGTAATATTTCGGAAGACGGGGGATGGAGGTCAAAATCTAGAAAGGTATTTTACATTGCATCCTTGACTAGTCTTCTTTATTATACTTGTATATATGGTAATTACAACCATAGTTGAGAGATTTATGCCAACTGTAAATCTTCAACTCACAGCATGCTGAGACATTTGAGAAAGAACTGGTAATGACTTCAGATCAAGCATCGATGAAAAATATGCTATTACCCAAAGGATATGCATATGTCCCTGCGGATTGCATCCCAAATGAAAAGCAGATCAACCAGGATGCTTGTTCTGGTGAACCCCCAGAAGGAGATGGGTAGTGTGGCGCACCTTTTGGTTTGTGTTTGATCTGTCCTTTCGGAACACAAAAGGACCACAATGCGAGTATTCTCTGCCCACCATCCCAGACATCACCGCCGCCCCTGGAAACCGCCACGTTTATCAGTTTCAAAGGGAAATGGCCGAGTgaaagatggaggctaggtTCACGCCGATGTATTCATAGTAAGGAAGCCACATTTTGGGTAGGGATGTGAAGTTTTGGTGTCATTGTTGTATATTCTTGTGAGAGTTCGACTGTACAGTGGGTGAGGGTTTATTCCTTTTACGTGTATTAGAAGAAGGCATATGGATTTTATATCTTGATGCCTGCCTTTTGGTTCTGAGAGTAAAGAGAATCTCCTGCTTGTAAACCGCGTACAAGAAATTAAAGCGTATCACCCACTGCCCTTGCCCTGTAAAGTTATTGTATATATCCTTACAATACCAATCCTCAAATACCAACCCTCAAATGCATCAGATTAATCCATTGTTTAATATTCGAACGATACGCGATCCACAACGTCGTTCTTGATGCCTCTTAAGTTTTCTCAGCCTGACGCAAGTTTTTGGGTTGGTGGTTATCACTTGAATTTGCTGGGTTTGTGGGCAATGCTGGTGCGTATTGCTTGGTTTGAAATGTTGTACTGTATCATTTGGTAAGAATAAAGAGCCGCTATGTTTTGTGGATGTATTCTGATCCCTGATTTTAAGTTCAGTAATGTATCtcagttttttccttttctcttcatttttttcctcGTCTTCCCTTCTCACAAGGAGCTACTCGTGTCGTTTGCTTGGGTAACACAAGTGAAAGCAATCTGTAGAAtttggaaaggaaaaatatttgCCTCCTCCCCTTTCATGAAGTATGAGCCTTTACTTTAGTGCCAATTACAGTTTGACATGCatattctttttatgtttttgcgTGTCTAATCAATGTTTCCTTCCGAAAAAGAGGCAAGTAATgtacatttaaaataaaaatatcttcTGTAGGAATAAGATTATGAAGAGAGGTAAAATTGGTTCTATGAATTTCAATTTAACCTTTGGTGCAAGTGTAACCCATTTTTTATTGGCTTAATTATTGTGTTACACATGGACCGGAAGctcaatttcaatttaccctCTCGAACTGAAATTTTTTCACTTACCTTCTATACTCTCTAAAAATTACtgaaattttcttcctttatcATTTTCGTCCATTCCTGTCCACAAAACTATTAAATGTTCTGATGTCATATGGGCAATTTAGTAATTTTAGCTCCTCTATCATCTTTATTTGCCTCTCACTCACTCCCtctgcctctctcttctctcccgaccccgaccccgaccccgacccaaCCCCATCGCACCCCACCCccttctctcatctctctcctattttctttatacctttctcttctctcctcgACCCAACGCCCACCCCAGACCCACCCTCCATGGAATTACTCAACACACCCAACTTACCTAGCCACCCAAACCACTACCCTCATCAACTCTCGCCAAGCAATCTACTCAGGCCAACTGCATCGTCATCATTAGACGCAACCCTCGACCGTAATTTTGTTTAATGGCCTCAATCCACCAGATTCAAGTGagtttgtttttaatgataTTAAAGGAAAGATAAGTGGAAAGTGGTAAGTGGGGTAGCGATGATGGGGAAAGGGAGTGGGGTGGCGGGGCGGGGTGCTTTTGGGATGGGGTGACTGAAAAGGGAAGAAGGGGATGGAGGTGAGAGCTAGTGAGCTGACGGGAGGGGAAGATAGGGAAGAATGGGGCTCTGTTAACCCTCAAAAAATTAAGAcatgtatttttcaatatttaatttggattttatagtttttaaatagttaaaattactaaaattcCCATGTCACGTGAGCACTTGTGGACAGAAATGTATTGAAGTgataaagtgagaaaatttgagaaaatttcaacaatttttaGAGATACTGAGGTTAAGTAAGAAACTTTTAGTTTCAAGGAGTAAACTGAGACAGAGTCTGTTTTTGGGTAAAACGGTACGtaggggtgggcgcggtccggttTTTACCTTAAATCGGAATCGGAATTTGTACTATTTAATTGGTTCGATTCAATTCGATTTAGgcaaaaaaattttcaaaaactgGCCAGTTTCGGTCCAATTttgatcggttctaattttgaattgaattattaattt
This window encodes:
- the LOC18790221 gene encoding uncharacterized protein LOC18790221 isoform X1, producing MTGGRCHEEKKMMGRGADGGCGTEERPCPISRVTPKIPATQPEIPEKSSSLRIDFYSQAKKALCERSPYDVTEDGSASSVPTTLPRSLASFLSRQSDNRKRHKKSHASAEKKSSRQSERSRGSNIWAETEDYFRPLKLPDIDTLCQVSELSNLAARKCFLIPVLGNGPRVNANENVKANGVFVSEENANAGNSNSVVVKDESINGGNANDAVVKEDNANVGNANEVVVKAESANDGNAISVAVRNVNENGGNENGVVEDEVKRVKDEHSMEIDSVGASGLPEGDKGCSVSDSPYGLEWLLGYRNKIALTSERPSKKRKVLGVDAGLEKVLIGSPCDGNSSLCHFCCMGDAGKESNRLIVCRSCKVGVHRKCYGVVEDVDASWVCSWCKQKTDTSNSVKPCALCPKQGGALKPVLKSIENGGSVEFAHLFCCQWMPEVYIEDLVKMEPILNVGGVNETRRKLICNVCKVKWGACVRCSHGTCRTSFHPLCAREAKQRMEIWGKYGCDNVELRAFCPKHSEVPDNRNIQLVDPPVSTDGNANVSNHLPVALSESKLNKLRVGRRNGDKIAVATGAPDSISEKSGDCESQEIAFPSSRLNARLQSDCSDAQPIIDAGSFERSSEDVNASSSHNFSLILKKLIDCGKVNVKDVASDIGLSSDSLAASLADDSMFPDVQCRIVKWLKDHSNLDLRQKNGKMKLRSAISSMAEFGGSDGSDAASLSESDMTDVAVKSVPPRRRTKSSFRILKDNKVISSSEGIFCDNGTLNKIKVDQMITDEQENSSKVSIPDPVEKNLTEAVGFQHSLPTLTPKSEGNSAKPLNCSVVQKGQEQLATIPLQSTSVIVNEDQLFSVAKPVDPEVNKSEPEVPSCYVHPYIEKKLFEMQNGANPICGNDGSSEGEISRLEASSHASVCCNHQYKHPKCCDNICKSDEVTLEELVKARKMGAQEPSPEDEVEGELIYYQNRLLSNVVARKHFTDILMYNVVKTLPWELDAVRKQKWDAVLVNQYLCELREAKKQGRKERRHKEAQAVLAAATAAAAASSRISSFRKDVLDESSHQENVMKLNTSSGRSGFSSQLMHRAKETFPRVAVPRISVEKHTGFVHSVADFSKEHPRSCDICRRSETLLNPILVCSSCKVAIHLDCYRSVRESTGPWYCELCEELSSSRSSGAPVNFWEKDHFAAECGLCGGKTGAFRKSSDGQWVHAFCAEWIFESTFKRGQVSPVEGMETISKGIDFCYICRRKCGVCIKCNYGNCQATFHPSCARSSGFYMHVKTLGGKIQHKGYCEKHSVEQRAKAETQKHGTEDLENLRKIRVELERVRLLCERIIKREKVKRELLICSHDLLAVRRDHVARSVLVHSPFLLPDVSSESATTSLKGHTDGYKSCSEAFQKSDDVTVDSTISEKRRTRVLITIDNDQRTDDDSSTSQDHFTPKFTERAQFSEKQIPCRPTAANCNISEDGGWRSKSRKHAETFEKELVMTSDQASMKNMLLPKGYAYVPADCIPNEKQINQDACSGEPPEGDG
- the LOC18790221 gene encoding uncharacterized protein LOC18790221 isoform X2, which translates into the protein MTGGRCHEEKKMMGRGADGGCGTEERPCPISRVTPKIPATQPEIPEKSSSLRIDFYSQAKKALCERSPYDVTEDGSASSVPTTLPRSLASFLSRQSDNRKRHKKSHASAEKKSSRQSERSRGSNIWAETEDYFRPLKLPDIDTLCQVSELSNLAARKCFLIPVLGNGPRVNANENVKANGVFVSEENANAGNSNSVVVKDESINGGNANDAVVKEDNANVGNANEVVVKAESANDGNAISVAVRNVNENGGNENGVVEDEVKRVKDEHSMEIDSVGASGLPEGDKGCSVSDSPYGLEWLLGYRNKIALTSERPSKKRKVLGVDAGLEKVLIGSPCDGNSSLCHFCCMGDAGKESNRLIVCRSCKVGVHRKCYGVVEDVDASWVCSWCKQKTDTSNSVKPCALCPKQGGALKPVLKSIENGGSVEFAHLFCCQWMPEVYIEDLVKMEPILNVGGVNETRRKLICNVCKVKWGACVRCSHGTCRTSFHPLCAREAKQRMEIWGKYGCDNVELRAFCPKHSEVPDNRNIQLVDPPVSTDGNANVSNHLPVALSESKLNKLRVGRRNGDKIAVATGAPDSISEKSGDCESQEIAFPSSRLNARLQSDCSDAQPIIDAGSFERSSEDVNASSSHNFSLILKKLIDCGKVNVKDVASDIGLSSDSLAASLADDSMFPDVQCRIVKWLKDHSNLDLRQKNGKMKLRSAISSMAEFGGSDGSDAASLSESDMTDVAVKSVPPRRRTKSSFRILKDNKVISSSEGIFCDNGTLNKIKVDQMITDEQENSSKVSIPDPVEKNLTEAVGFQHSLPTLTPKSEGNSAKPLNCSVVQKGQEQLATIPLQSTSVIVNEDQLFSVAKPVDPEVNKSEPEVPSCYVHPYIEKKLFEMQNGANPICGSSEGEISRLEASSHASVCCNHQYKHPKCCDNICKSDEVTLEELVKARKMGAQEPSPEDEVEGELIYYQNRLLSNVVARKHFTDILMYNVVKTLPWELDAVRKQKWDAVLVNQYLCELREAKKQGRKERRHKEAQAVLAAATAAAAASSRISSFRKDVLDESSHQENVMKLNTSSGRSGFSSQLMHRAKETFPRVAVPRISVEKHTGFVHSVADFSKEHPRSCDICRRSETLLNPILVCSSCKVAIHLDCYRSVRESTGPWYCELCEELSSSRSSGAPVNFWEKDHFAAECGLCGGKTGAFRKSSDGQWVHAFCAEWIFESTFKRGQVSPVEGMETISKGIDFCYICRRKCGVCIKCNYGNCQATFHPSCARSSGFYMHVKTLGGKIQHKGYCEKHSVEQRAKAETQKHGTEDLENLRKIRVELERVRLLCERIIKREKVKRELLICSHDLLAVRRDHVARSVLVHSPFLLPDVSSESATTSLKGHTDGYKSCSEAFQKSDDVTVDSTISEKRRTRVLITIDNDQRTDDDSSTSQDHFTPKFTERAQFSEKQIPCRPTAANCNISEDGGWRSKSRKHAETFEKELVMTSDQASMKNMLLPKGYAYVPADCIPNEKQINQDACSGEPPEGDG